One window of the Pieris rapae chromosome 11, ilPieRapa1.1, whole genome shotgun sequence genome contains the following:
- the LOC110997510 gene encoding adenylosuccinate synthetase, protein MASITNSKHSEVNGDCVYTPPNMPSNKVTVVLGAQWGDEGKGKVVDLLALNSDIVCRCQGGNNAGHTVVVDGKEFDFHLLPSGIINQKCTSVIGNGVVIHLPGLFEELKKNELKGMEGWQDRLIISDRAHLVFDIHQQVDGLQEAEKGKNSLGTTKKGIGPTYSSKATRNGIRIGDLLGDFNMFEEKFRTLAETYKRMFPSLEVDIEGELIKYKEYADKIRPLVRDTVTYLHKEISSGRKVLVEGANAAMLDIDFGTYPYVTSSNCSIGGVCTGLGLPPKLIGEVLGVVKAYTTRVGDGPFPTELHDETGRLLQDRGHEYGVTTKRLRRCGWLDLVVVKYTATVNGYTSLCLTKLDILDSLEEIKVGVAYKLNGKKIDYFPSSMPELSSVEVEYITVPGWTCSTAAIRELKHLPSQAHHYVNIIQEYLQIPVKYIGVGQGRESVINVA, encoded by the exons ATGGCTTCGATCACGAATTCGAAGCATTCAGAAGTAAACGGCGATTGTGTTTATACACCACCGAACATGCCGTCTAATAAAGTAACCGTTGTTTTGGGTGCACAGTGGGGCGATGAAGGAAAAGGCAAAGTTGTGGACCTATTAGCTTTGAATTCCGATATCGTGTGTCGGTGCcag GGTGGAAACAATGCTGGACATACGGTGGTTGTGGATGGGAAGGAATTCGACTTTCATCTACTTCCAAGTGGCATCATCAACCAAAAATGTACTTCGGTCATCG GCAATGGTGTCGTCATCCACCTGCCTGGACTATTCGAAGAGCTGAAGAAGAACGAGCTGAAGGGTATGGAAGGTTGGCAGGACCGACTCATTATTTCAGATCGTGCGCACCTGGTTTTCGACATTCATCAGCAG GTGGATGGTCTCCAAGAGGCAGAGAAGGGCAAAAACTCTCTCGGCACAACCAAAAAGGGAATTGGTCCAACTTACTCCTCTAAGGCCACACGAAATGGTATCAGAATCGGCGACCTCTTGGGCGATTTCAATATGTTTGAGGAAAA aTTCCGAACACTGGCTGAAACATACAAACGTATGTTTCCTTCACTTGAGGTGGATATTGAAGGTGAACTGATCAAGTACAAGGAGTATGCTGATAAAATACGACCCCTGGTGAGAGATACAGTGACGTATTTGCACAAGGAGATCAGCAGTGGAAGGAAAGTGCTGGTAGAAGGCGCCAATGCCGCCATGTTGGATATTGATTTTG gtACATACCCGTACGTGACGTCATCGAATTGCAGTATAGGAGGTGTTTGTACGGGCCTTGGCCTTCCGCCGAAACTAATTGGCGAAGTATTGGGAGTTGTGAAAGCATACACAACGAGGGTCGGAGATGGGCCCTTCCCCACAGAGCTGCATGAT GAAACAGGCAGGTTATTACAAGATCGTGGTCACGAGTACGGTGTGACCACGAAGCGGCTGCGGCGCTGTGGCTGGCTTGACCTCGTCGTGGTCAAATATACCGCTACGGTCAATGGATATACCTC attGTGCCTAACGAAACTAGACATACTGGACTCATTGGAGGAAATCAAAGTGGGTGTGGCTTATAAACTTAACGGGAAAAAGATCGACTACTTCCCGTCGTCGATGCCCGAGCTTAGCTCTGTTGAG gtgGAGTACATAACAGTACCGGGCTGGACATGCAGCACGGCGGCGATACGGGAGCTCAAACATTTGCCATCGCAAGCGCATCACTACGTCAATATAATACAGGAATACTTGCAGATACCTG TAAAATACATTGGAGTGGGCCAAGGCAGGGAGTCCGTTATTAACGTGGCGTAA
- the LOC110997528 gene encoding SAGA-associated factor 11 homolog — MTTIVSELSMHDLNNKFFEIMQNESNAEDAANFIYDSVYEDVALGFLFEFHHGLKTGLTDLIEGEKEEDESCKIVVSPECDVFGFSVLKKTPDSNCSCPNCERPVSATRFAPHLEKCMGMGRNSSRIASRRIASNSREPTSYAGLLSDDEDDADWSGSSMQSERRKRRIRNNNNRKSNKMHNGNRNNNGNHNSDSNDGATYETMSANEKKNLLQQICGVVSEHTKKLCIRSTRCPQHTEEQRRALRNSVLEPSTPESQPILTADDAGSPPDSSPSSSCSSSSRKRDRHRALKNKSKRKRNLSPSGRD, encoded by the exons ATGACGACGATCGTAAGTGAGCTTAGCATGcacgatttaaataacaagttCTTCGAGATCATGCAAAATGAAAGCAACGCAGAAGATGcggcaaattttatttacgataGTGTTTACGAAGATGTCGCATTAGGGTTTCTTTTCGAGTTCCACCATGGTTTAAAGACTGGACTGACGGATTTGATAGAAGGGGAAAAGGAAGAAGACGAAAGCTGTAAAATTGTCGTTTCACCCGAATGTGATGTTTTCGGTTTTTCTGTGTTGAAGAAAACTCCTGATTCTAACTGTTCTTGTCCTAATTGCGAGCGGCCAGTATCTGCTACTCGTTTTGCACCACATCTAGAGAAATGCATGG GAATGGGAAGGAACAGTTCTCGAATAGCATCTAGACGTATTGCATCAAATAGTCGTGAACCAACATCATATGCTGGACTCTTAAGTGATGATGAGGATGATGCTGATTGGTCAGGCAGCTCCATGCAAAGTGAACGACGAAAACGCAGAATCAGAAATAACAACAATCGCAAGTCTAATAAAATGCATAa tggTAACAGGAACAataatggaaatcacaattcaGATTCCAATGATGGTGCCACCTATGAGACAATGAGTgcaaatgaaaagaaaaatttgcTGCAACAAATCTGTGGTGTTGTTTCTGAACACACAAAGAAACTCTGTATTAG ATCAACTCGTTGCCCACAACACACTGAAGAACAGAGGAGAGCCCTTAGAAATAGTGTTTTGGAACCATCCACTCCGGAATCTCAACCAATACTGACAGCTGATGATGCAGGATCACCTCCAGATTCCAGTCCGTCATCTTCCTGCTCCTCTTCCAGCAGGAAACGAGATAGGCATCGCGCCTTGAAGAATAAGAGTAAGAGAAAGAGAAATTTATCTCCTAGTGGCAGGGATtaa